Within Pseudomonas paeninsulae, the genomic segment TCGGCGTCAAATTCCCCGAAGGTAGCCGTCCAGGGCCAGGGCTGTTTCTCTGACCGGCTGCTGCCAACCTGCTGCGCCGCACTTTTCAGCAGCCTGTTAGACTCAACCTCTTTTCCAGCAGCACGATCGCGACCATGCCCTCTTTACGTCCCTATCTAGTCGTACTTCTGCTCGGGCTTTGCCTGAGTACGCCCTTGAGTCTCGCGGCCGAGTCGCCGAAAAGCGCCGATGTGCAGCGCAACCTGGAAAACCTGGCCGAGCGCAAAATGCCGGAAACCGAGCAGCTGGCGCTCAAGCAGACCCTGGAGAAGACCCTCGAGCTGCTCAATCAGCAAACCTACAGCGAAAAACGCCTGGTCGATCTCAAACAGCAACTCGAGCAGGCGCCGCAACTGATCAATGAAGCGCAGCGCGAACTGACCCGCCTCAAAGCCAGCCAAGCCACCCCGGTTACCCCGCGCTATGCCGATACGGCTGTGCCGCAATTGGAGCAACTGCTCAGCGAGCGCAATGTTCAGTTGAACGACTGGCAGAAGCAGATCATCGACGCCAACAGTCTGATCATCACCGCGCAGACCCGTCCCGAACGGGCACAGGGGGAGATCAGCAGCAATCAGACGCGGATTCAGGAGATCAACACTGCCCTGAAAAACGGTAAAGACGCCAACAAAGCACTGACTACCGAGCGCCGCGACCTGCTCAACGCGGAACTCGCCGCGCTCAATGCGCAGACCCAGCTGCGGCGCGAGGAACTGGCAGGTAACAGCCTGCTGCAGGACCTTGGCAGCAGCCAGCGCGACTTGCTCGATGAACGCATCAAGCGTCTGGAGCAGGAACTGCTCGAGCTGCAATCGCTGGTCAACGAAAAACGCCGGGCACAGTCCGAGAAAACCGTCGCCGAACAATCGATCGAAGCGAAAAAAGCCGGCTCCGACAAGCTCCTGACCAGCGTCAGCACGCGCAACCTCAAGCTGTCCGACTACCTGTTACGCTCCACCGAACGCCTTAACCAGCTGACCCAGCAGAACCTGCAAACCCGCCAGCAACTAGACGCGCTCAACCAGAGCGATCAAGCGCTGGACGAACAGATTGGTGTGCTGCAAGGCAGCCTGCTGCTGTCGAAGATCCTCTACCAGCAGAAGCAGGCCTTGCCCAAGCTGACGCTGGACAAAGGCCTGGCCGACGAAATTGCCGACATTCGCCTCTACCAGTTCGAACTGACCCAGCAGCGCGAGCAACTCAGCAACCCCGGCGACTATGTCGAGCAGCTGCTCGCCAAGCAGCCCGCCGAGAACGTCACCGCGGAATTGCGCGCGACCCTGTTTGAACTGATGAGCACCCGCCGCGAGCTGCTCAACCGTCTCAACCGTGAGCTCAATGCGCTGCTCAACGAATCGATCACCCTGCAACTCAACCAGAAACAGCTGCAAAGCACCGCCGGTGCCTTGCGCGCGACCCTGGATGAGCAGATGTTCTGGATCCCCAGCAACAAGCCCCTGGATCTCGATTGGTTCAAAAGCGTGCCACGCTTGCTGGAACGGCAGATTGCCGACCTGCCCTGGGGATCCAACCTGCGCGAACTGGGCGCCGGTTTGGTCGAGCGGCCGCTGTTGTTTCTGCCGCTGCTGTTGCTGATCGGCCTCCTACTGTGGAAACGCAGCTACCTGTACCTCAAACTCAGCGAACTGCATCAGGACATTAGCCACTTCAAGCGCGACAGCCAGCTGCACACACCTTTGGCCGTTTTCCTCAACATGCTGCTGGCGCTACCCGGCACCCTGTTCCTGGCGCTGTGCGGTTTCGCCTTGCAGATGGACGCCCGCGGACAGAACGCCAACCTCGGGGCGGCCATGTTCGAAATGGCCCAGGCCTGGCTGGTGTTCTACACCGTCTACCGGATCCTCGCCCCGGGTGGCGTGGCCGAACTGCATTTCCGCTGGCCACGAGCGCAGGTAAATTTCCTCCACAGACAGATTCGTTACCTGGGTCTGGTGGTACTGGCCCTGGCCGGCGTCGTCGCCGTTGCCGAACACCAACCCGCCAGCCTGGCCGATGATGTCATCGGGATTGCCGTGGTGCTGGGCTGTTACTGCCTGATGGCCTGGATGCTGCACAAACTGCTGCTGAGTGGCCCGGCCCGCGAGCAAGCCTCGGCATTCCGGATATTCCTCGGCCTGCTGTTCAGCCTGCTGCCGCTGGCGCTGATCATCGCGGTGGGCTTCGGTTACTACTACACCGCGCTGAAACTCAGCGACCGGCTGATCGACACGCTTTACCTGCTGATCATCTGGCTATTCGTCGAAGCGGCCTTCGTCCGTGGCCTCGGCGTCGCCGCCAGGCGTCTGGCCTACCAGCGCGCCACCGCCAAGCGCCTGGCGCAACAAGCCAGCGAAGGCGAAAGCGGCGACGTGGTGATCGAAGAACCAACCCTGGACATCGAACAGGTCAACCAGCAGTCGCTACGGCTGATTCGCCTGGCCCTGCTGGGCATCTTCATTGCGGGACTGTACTGGGTCTGGGCCGACCTGATTTCAGTGTTCGCCTACATGGACAACATCAGTCTCTATGAATACAGCAGCGGCAGCGGCGAAAACGCCAGTCTGGTACCGATCAGCCTCAGCGACTTGCTCAGCGCGCTGATCATCGTCGGTATCACCGTGGCTCTGGCGCGCAACCTGCCCGGCCTGCTGGAAGTCCTGGTGCTGTCGCGCCTGCATTTGGCACAGGGCAGCGCCTACGCCACCACCACCCTGCTGTCCTATGCGATTGTCGCCATCGGCTTCGTGGTCACCCTGTCGACCCTCGGGGTCAGCTGGGACAAGCTGCAATGGCTGGTGGCGGCGCTCTCAGTCGGGCTGGGTTTCGGCCTGCAGGAGATTTTCGCCAACTTTATTTCCGGCCTGATCATCCTGTTCGAACGCCCGGTACGCATCGGCGACGTGGTGACCATCGGCAATCTGTCGGGCACGGTCAGCAAGATCCGCATCCGCGCCACCACCATCACCGACTTCGACCGCAAGGAAATCATCGTACCGAACAAGACCTTCGTCACCGACCAGCTGGTCAACTGGTCGCTGAACGACACCGTCACCCGGGTGATCATCAAGATCGGCGTGGCTTACGAGACCGACCTGGAGCTGGCGCGCAAGCTGATGCTGCAAGCGGCCGAGGAAAATCCACGGGTGCTGCGCGATCCCGAGCCGCTGCTGTTTTTCCTGACCATCAGCCCCAGCACCTTCGACTACGAGTTGCGCTTCCATGTGCGCGAACTGGGCGACCGCAATGCCTCCACCGATGAAATCCTCACCCGCATCGCCTTGACCTTCCGCGAAAACGACGTCGAGATGGCCTTCAACCAGGTCGAAGTCATGGTCAAGAACCTGCAGGGCCAGGAACTCAACCTGGGCACCGGCAAGAGCACGCTCGGCGAACCCGCCAAGCCCGACCCCGAGGCCGTGCACAAACCCACACTTAAACTCGAATCCGAACCTGAAGCCGACCAGGATCCGATCACCCCAACGACGCCTGGTATCGATCCGACGTAAACATCTGACGTTGCTCGGGGTCTACCGTCCGAGCAACGTGCGGATCGTCGCAGTGCCCTGTCCTGCTGGAGTCTTACTTTGAAGTCGCTTACCGACCTGACCTTCGACAATCGCTTCGCCCGTCTCGGCGACGCCTTTTCCACCCATATATTGCCCGAGCCGATTGCCGAGCCGCGCGTGGTGGTGGTCAGCCAGGAGGCCATGGCCCTGCTCGACCTCGACCCCGGCGAAGCCGAGAGCGAGGTATTCGCCCAGTTGTTCGCCGGGCACACGCTGTGGAGCGAGGCCGAGCCGCGGGCCATGGTCTATTCCGGGCATCAGTTCGGCAGCTACAACCCGCGCCTGGGCGATGGCCGCGGCCTGCTGTTAGGCGAGGTGGTCAACCAGGCCGGCGAGTACTGGGATCTGCACCTCAAGGGTGCCGGGCAGACGCCCTACTCGCGCATGGGCGACGGCCGCGCGGTGCTGCGCTCATCGATCCGTGAATTTCTCGCCAGCGAACACCTGCATGCCCTCGGCATCCCCAGCTCACGGGCGTTGTGCGTCACCGCGTCGAGCACCCCGGTATGGCGCGAGAAACAGGAAAGCGCGGCCATGATCCTGCGCCTGGCGCAGAGCCATGTGCGCTTCGGCCACTTCGAGTACTTCTATTACACCCAGCAGCACGACCTGCTGAAACAACTCGGCGAGCATGTGCTGAGCTGCCACTTCCCCGCGTGTAAAGAACAGCCGGAACCCTACCTGGCCATGTTCCGCGAGGTGGTCGAGCGCAACGCCGAGTTGATCGCCCACTGGCAGGCCTATGGTTTCTGCCACGGGGTGATGAACAGCGACAACATGTCGATCCTCGGTATCACCTTCGACTATGGCCCCTACGCCTTCCTCGACGACTTCGATAGCAAGCACATCTGCAATCACTCCGACGACACCGGGCGCTACAGCTTCAGCAACCAGGTGCCGATTGCCCAGTGGAACCTGGCGGCGCTGGGCCAGGCGTTGACTCCGTTGGTCGAGGTCGACGCCCTGCGCGAGGCCCTGGGCCTGTTCCTGCCGCTGTACCAGGCCCACTACCTTGACCTGATGCGCCGCCGCCTGGGCTTGCTCAGCAGCGATGCCGGCGACGACGCCTTGATCCAACGCCTGCTGCAACTGATGCAGAGCAGCGCGGTGGACTACACCCTCTTCTTCCGCGAACTGGGCGACAGCGCGCCCGACCAGTCTCTGGCCCGCCTGCGCGAAGACTTCACCGACCTCAACGGCTTCGATGCCTGGGCCGATGATTACCGTGCCCGCAGCCAACAGGATGGTGGCGATCAGCAACAGCGCCGCGCGCGCATGCACGCGGCCAACCCCAAGTACATCCTGCGCAACTACCTGGCCCAGCAAGTCATCGACGCCGCCGAGCAAGGTGACTATGGCCCGGTACGCGAACTGCACGCGGTGCTCAGCCGACCGTTCGACGAGCAACCCGGCTTCGAGCGCTACGCCCAGCGCCCGCCGGAATGGGGCAAGCACCTGGAGATCAGCTGTTCGTCGTAGCAGGCCCCAGCAACCACTCCAGCCCCATCGCCACGTGCAGCTCGGTGCTGTCGAGCAACGGCAGCGCCGCGCACGCGCCTTCGAGCAGCAGGCCGATCTCGGTGCAACCGAGAATCGCCACCTCGGCGCCCTGCTCATGCAAGCGCGTCAGGCAATCCAGGTAGAACGCCCGAGCACTGTGCTGGAACTGGCCCTGACACAGTTCGGCGAAAATCACCCGATCGATTTCGTCCATTTGCGCGGGAAGGGGGACAACCACCTGGATGCCGAAGCGCTCGGCCAGGCGCTCACGGTAGAACGCCTCCTGCATGGTGAAACGGGTACCGAGCAAAGCCGCGCGCGTGACCCCCTGGCGCTGCAGCGCCTGACCGACCGCATCGCCGATATGCAGCAGGGGAATGTCCAGCGCCGCCTCGATGGCCGGCGCCACCTTGTGCATGGTGTTGGTCGCCAGCAGCAGCGCCGTCGCACCGGCACGCTCCAGCCCTTGGGCCGCAGTCGCCAACTGCCGCCCCGCAGCATCCCAGTCGCCCAGTTGCTGCAGCTCGGCGATCCCGGCGAAGTCCACCGAATGCAGGAGCAAGGGCGCCGAGTGCAGGCCGCCGAGGCGCTCGCGCACGCCCTGATTGAGCAGGCGATAGTAGCTCGCGGTGGACTCCCAGCTCATGCCACCGAGAATGCCTAACTGGCGCATCGGTCATCTCCTTCACGAAAACCCGAGCCTAACTGGCCAATGGCCGGCTGACACAGAGACAGTGCACGAGCAGAGCAGCGGTACAGCCTTATCTATTAAACCGAAAAGGCATATAAACCTTCTCAAACATTCTTAGACTCTCTAAGCC encodes:
- the mscK gene encoding mechanosensitive channel MscK, producing MPSLRPYLVVLLLGLCLSTPLSLAAESPKSADVQRNLENLAERKMPETEQLALKQTLEKTLELLNQQTYSEKRLVDLKQQLEQAPQLINEAQRELTRLKASQATPVTPRYADTAVPQLEQLLSERNVQLNDWQKQIIDANSLIITAQTRPERAQGEISSNQTRIQEINTALKNGKDANKALTTERRDLLNAELAALNAQTQLRREELAGNSLLQDLGSSQRDLLDERIKRLEQELLELQSLVNEKRRAQSEKTVAEQSIEAKKAGSDKLLTSVSTRNLKLSDYLLRSTERLNQLTQQNLQTRQQLDALNQSDQALDEQIGVLQGSLLLSKILYQQKQALPKLTLDKGLADEIADIRLYQFELTQQREQLSNPGDYVEQLLAKQPAENVTAELRATLFELMSTRRELLNRLNRELNALLNESITLQLNQKQLQSTAGALRATLDEQMFWIPSNKPLDLDWFKSVPRLLERQIADLPWGSNLRELGAGLVERPLLFLPLLLLIGLLLWKRSYLYLKLSELHQDISHFKRDSQLHTPLAVFLNMLLALPGTLFLALCGFALQMDARGQNANLGAAMFEMAQAWLVFYTVYRILAPGGVAELHFRWPRAQVNFLHRQIRYLGLVVLALAGVVAVAEHQPASLADDVIGIAVVLGCYCLMAWMLHKLLLSGPAREQASAFRIFLGLLFSLLPLALIIAVGFGYYYTALKLSDRLIDTLYLLIIWLFVEAAFVRGLGVAARRLAYQRATAKRLAQQASEGESGDVVIEEPTLDIEQVNQQSLRLIRLALLGIFIAGLYWVWADLISVFAYMDNISLYEYSSGSGENASLVPISLSDLLSALIIVGITVALARNLPGLLEVLVLSRLHLAQGSAYATTTLLSYAIVAIGFVVTLSTLGVSWDKLQWLVAALSVGLGFGLQEIFANFISGLIILFERPVRIGDVVTIGNLSGTVSKIRIRATTITDFDRKEIIVPNKTFVTDQLVNWSLNDTVTRVIIKIGVAYETDLELARKLMLQAAEENPRVLRDPEPLLFFLTISPSTFDYELRFHVRELGDRNASTDEILTRIALTFRENDVEMAFNQVEVMVKNLQGQELNLGTGKSTLGEPAKPDPEAVHKPTLKLESEPEADQDPITPTTPGIDPT
- the selO gene encoding protein adenylyltransferase SelO, producing the protein MKSLTDLTFDNRFARLGDAFSTHILPEPIAEPRVVVVSQEAMALLDLDPGEAESEVFAQLFAGHTLWSEAEPRAMVYSGHQFGSYNPRLGDGRGLLLGEVVNQAGEYWDLHLKGAGQTPYSRMGDGRAVLRSSIREFLASEHLHALGIPSSRALCVTASSTPVWREKQESAAMILRLAQSHVRFGHFEYFYYTQQHDLLKQLGEHVLSCHFPACKEQPEPYLAMFREVVERNAELIAHWQAYGFCHGVMNSDNMSILGITFDYGPYAFLDDFDSKHICNHSDDTGRYSFSNQVPIAQWNLAALGQALTPLVEVDALREALGLFLPLYQAHYLDLMRRRLGLLSSDAGDDALIQRLLQLMQSSAVDYTLFFRELGDSAPDQSLARLREDFTDLNGFDAWADDYRARSQQDGGDQQQRRARMHAANPKYILRNYLAQQVIDAAEQGDYGPVRELHAVLSRPFDEQPGFERYAQRPPEWGKHLEISCSS
- a CDS encoding aspartate/glutamate racemase family protein — its product is MRQLGILGGMSWESTASYYRLLNQGVRERLGGLHSAPLLLHSVDFAGIAELQQLGDWDAAGRQLATAAQGLERAGATALLLATNTMHKVAPAIEAALDIPLLHIGDAVGQALQRQGVTRAALLGTRFTMQEAFYRERLAERFGIQVVVPLPAQMDEIDRVIFAELCQGQFQHSARAFYLDCLTRLHEQGAEVAILGCTEIGLLLEGACAALPLLDSTELHVAMGLEWLLGPATTNS